In Armatimonadota bacterium, the genomic stretch ACTGCAATGGCGATGGATCGGATCACCGGGAGCTGGCGACCCCGGGCATCGAGAAGGGCGTGCCGACGTTCATAGACAAGCCGTTCGCCTTCGACGTGGGCGATGCGCGGGCCCTGGTCGAGTTGGCCGAGCGGCGCGATACGCTGATAATGTCGGCCTCGATTCTGGGCGAGCTGCCGCACGCGGCCCGGTTTCGCGATCGGTTTGCGGAGCTGGAGAAGCCGGCGTTTGGCACCGTCCGCGGCGGGTCGCTACACATGGCGGCGTTGATTCATGCCATCAGCCTGGCTTTGCACCTCTTCGGCGACGGGGTGGAATCCGTGGAGGCGATGGGGCAAGCGCCGCAGGTGTTCGTCCACTTGGGTTATGGCGGTCGGCCCGATCGGCCATCCTGCGGCGGGATGCTCCACTGCGACGCCGGGCCGACCTACCACTGCTCGTTCTACGCGAGCGCGTACAGTCGGTGGGGGGCGATTCATTCGCCCAACCTGGGAGATTTCGAGTTCCCGTACGGGGCGGCGCGCATCCTGGAGCAGGTGCGCGAGATGGTACGCACGCGCCGCCCGCCCAAGTCCTACGCGCAGATGATCGAACCCGTCGCCATCGCCACCGCGATCCGCCTGTCGCTCAAGGAGGGCCGAAAAGTGGGGCTCGCTGATTTGTAGCTCGCCTGACTGTCGCGCCGG encodes the following:
- a CDS encoding Gfo/Idh/MocA family oxidoreductase; this encodes MNDDIRVGLIRCDTHGAYYGALMDRHDPVLLAYPLPQGRLAKYSWQTGGAHYYFYTRHADRTAMTVPAVEGFRITRVWDEDRWVAENFSAVFDSKPRVCDTFAEISDDVDLVFIADCNGDGSDHRELATPGIEKGVPTFIDKPFAFDVGDARALVELAERRDTLIMSASILGELPHAARFRDRFAELEKPAFGTVRGGSLHMAALIHAISLALHLFGDGVESVEAMGQAPQVFVHLGYGGRPDRPSCGGMLHCDAGPTYHCSFYASAYSRWGAIHSPNLGDFEFPYGAARILEQVREMVRTRRPPKSYAQMIEPVAIATAIRLSLKEGRKVGLADL